DNA sequence from the Oncorhynchus clarkii lewisi isolate Uvic-CL-2024 chromosome 9, UVic_Ocla_1.0, whole genome shotgun sequence genome:
CtttcaccccctcccctctcccaggCTAAGGATGGTGGTTATGAGAGTGAGAGTTTCTATCCCAACGTAGAACTCAACTTCCTGGAGATCCCCAACATCCACGTGATGAGAGAGTCACTGAGGAAACTGAAGGAAGTGGTCTACCCTAGTATAGATGAGGCTCACTGGCACTCTGCAGTCGACCAGACACACTGGCTAGAGTACATACGGGTAAGGAGgactctctgtcttttctctgaGTTTTGCTCTCTATTTTGTACACATACTATGATAATGGTGCCGGAGGGAATGGCTGACATTTTACAGGCTCTTAACCAACTgtgctgtttttgttttttttgtggggggggggttcacattgtttgtaactcattttgtacataaagttgctgctaccgtctcatGACtggaaagagcttctggacatcagaacagcgattactcacctcgaactggacaaagatttttttctttaatgagtccgacgccAAGGACATACTGCTTTGtcgagacaaggcccaaatccccatcatcagcgtgaagaaaagaccgagaagaaggaggaggagggcggggtgccttgtaagaatttgtggacgagtaggtaaaccaccactaccctccgtattattggccaaggtgaaatcattggaaaacaaactggacgatctacgattaagactatactaccaacgggacattaaaaactgtaatatcttatgtttcaccgagacttgGCTGAaagacgacatggataatatagagctggctgattCTCCGTGTTTCGGCAGAACAGAGCAGCTACATCTGGTAAAGCGAGGTGCGGGGGTGTGTgcctatttgtcaataactgctggtgtgcgatgtctaatatcaaataagtctcgaggtattgctcacctgcaGTGGTGAAAAAGGatggtaattaacagaaaatgactcaagtaaaagtgaagtttcccagtaaaatactaagttacccagtaaaagtatctggttttaaatgtacttaagtacaggggtgggaaaagtactcaaaacgtcatacttgagtaaaagtacatgCTATAcattaaattccttatattaagccaaCCAGACGGCACGATTTTCATATATTTAATTACgggcacattccaacactcagacatcctgtACAAACAAGTATTTGTGTTTCGTGAGTCTGCCAGatgaggcagtatggatgacaaAGCATTATATTGATTAGCATTATATTGATTAGCATTATATTGGTGCCATAATTCTGTCCTGCTTTAGCATTATATTGATTAGCATTATATTGGTGCCATAATTCTGTTTTAGCATtctaaatgtaacgagtacttttagatgtcagggaaaatgtatgcagttaaaaagtacattattttctttgggagtgaagtggagtaaaagttgtcaaatataaagagtaaagtacagacaccccaaaaaacgacttaagtagtacttacaagtactttacaccactgcttgcctgaggtagaatacacactatctaccaagagagttctcatctatattatttgtagccatctatttaccaccacaacccaatgctggcactaagaccccactcaacaagctgtatagggccagaagcaaacaagaaaatgctcatccagaagcagcgctcctagtggccggggactttaatacaggaaaacttaaatccgtttgacctcatttctaccagcatgtcaactccagaccacctttactccacaccgAGACACATACATTTGGCaatgaccacaattctatcctcctgattcctgcttatgcGCAAAAGTTAAAGTGGTGACTCGCTCAATAttgaagtggtcagatgacgtgaattctacactacaggactgttttgctagcacagactggaatatgttcggGGATTCATCCaatagcattgaggagtataccacctcagtcaccggcttcatcaatatattttgggggctccagagtggcacatcggtctaaggcactgcatctcagtgctagaggtgtcactacagaccctggtttgtttccaggctgtatcacagccggccgtgattgggagtcccatagggaggcgcacaattggcccagcgcgttagggtttggccgggttaggcctttattgtaaataagaatttctccttaaatgacttgcctagttaaataaaagtgcatcgacgacgtcatccccacagtgaccgtacgtacataccccaaccagaagccatggattacaggcaacatccgcactgagggAAAGGCTagagcttataagaaatcccgctatgccttcagacgaaccatcaaacaggccaagcgtcaatacaggactgaaATTAAATCCTACTATGCCGCCTCTGATGCTTGTTGGATATgtcagggcttgaaaactattagggactacaaagggaaacccagccgtgagccatcatagtgcctgtgcccacattcttaaaataaagtggtgatcctaactgacctaaaacagagcatttttactaggatcaaatgtcaggaattgtgaaaaactgagtttaaatgtatttgactaaggtgatTGTaaactaggcagtgtcagaggaaggcccaaacaattgtcagactccaaacacccaagtcacagcacagcaagcggtaccaaagCACCaattctaggaccaaaaggcttcttaacagcttcccataagactgctgaacaattaatcaaatggccacccagactatttatattttgacccccccccccccccccaatttacACTagttgctgtttattatctatgcataccaccggtaccccttgtatatagccttgttattgttatgtaattttcttgttacttttaGATTTTACAACGTTTTGTTTTacttttagtttatttagtaaatattttcttaactctatttcttgaactgcgttgttggttaagagcttgtcagtaagcatttcacggataggtcaacacctgttgtgttctgcgcatgtgacaaataagatttgatttgacacacacacatgtatacacaaGGGGGTGGTTCATAGATCAGGCTTACTGTCACTAAATGTCCCCCTAGCTGCTCCTGGCGGGCGCCGTGCGTATAGCTGACAAGCTGGAGTCTGGTAAGACCTCTGTGATGGTCCACTGTAGTGATGGGTGGGACCGGACGGCCCAGCTCACCTCTCTGGCCATGCTGATGCTGGACAGCCACTACCGCACCCTGAGAGGATTCCAGGTGGGTAGGAGGGATGGataaagggaggggggagagagaaggggtaaaGGCTGTCTGGACAATTGTCACAGTGGCAGCTTGGAACATTCTATAGTCGTCTGACATCAAAATTGTCCTTGTCATTTtgaaaagtataaacacaaaaacgACATCAACAGCCTGGTGGTCCAAAGGGCATACCTGCTGTATTTTAACACAAATAAACTGTTTTCTAATTATTTTAGTTTGTCAATCTAGCACCCAAAATCAACGGTTTAAACAATGTGTTGGTTAGTTTCTAGTTTGTCAGCTAGCTAATACTGCTCAGAGCCTAGCTGACAACATCTTAACTTCAGCTACTTTTAATTCATTATTACAAGAAGAAAGATCTCAAGATCACTATAACTTGTGCAGTGCCTTGTTGGTGAGGGAGGTTTCTGTGGTCAGTTCTGTAAAGTATAAGAGCTGTGTCTCCTCAGGTGCTGTTGGAGAAGGAATGGATCAGCTTCGGACACAAGTTTGCTGCGGTGAGGATTGTGTGTTTTTATATGGTTTCCTGCGGGTTTTTATACAGGTGTGTGAGGGGCTCTTTGTGTAATAACCTGTGTTTTTCAGCGTGTGGGTCATGGGGATGAGAACCATGCCAACTCGGAGAGATCGCCTCTCTTTATCCAGTTTATAGACTGTGTCTGGCAGATGAACAGACAGGTGAGTGTCAACTGTCACACACAAAgtacatgcatgtacacacatcTGATGAGTTTTCCCTGCTACACACAAACAAATTATACTTTTTTCTTTCTGTCTATTTGTTCCTAGTTCCCTGCAGCGTTTGAGTTTAATGAGTTGTTCCTGATAACCATTCTGGACCACCTCTATAGTTGTCTATTTGGTACATTCCTCTACGACAGCGAACAGGAAAGAGTAGCCAAGGTACGGACCATTTCTTTGCTGACGGGGGTGGGAGGTTGGGTCACCTAGTCACAATGAATGAAGTTCTCATCTGGTCTCTTACTGAATATAAtgtttacttaccctacattattcatctcatatgtatacatatatactgtactctatatcatctactgcatctttatgtaatacatgtatcactagccactttaaactatgccactttgtttacatactcatctcatatgtatatactgtactcgataccatctactgcatcttgcctatgccgctctgtaccatcactcattcatatatctttatgtacatattctttatccctttacacttgtgtgtataaggtagtagttttggaattgttaattagattactcgttggttattactgcattgtcggaactagaagcacaagcatttcgctacactcgcattaacatctgctaaccatgtgtatttgatttgatttaaagccATGTGTGGAATGTTGATTaaattgtctctctttctctcctcctcaacAGGAAGTCCAGACCAagacagtctctctgtggtcctaTATCAACAGTCAACCAGAGGACTTCACCAACCCGTTCTATGTGGACTATGAGCACCAGGTCTTGTACCCTTTAGCTAGCGTCAGACACCTGGAGCTGTGGACTGGGTACTATGTACGATGGAACCCCCGTATGAGGCCGCAGGTAGGGGTGGGTGTTGTGAAGGAAGACAGACCTGACTGTGTGTTGCTTTACGGCTTGTTCTGCACGTGTGCGTCTATCTGCATGTGTATCCGTACATGTTTCTAACTCTGCATCTCTCTCATCAGATGCCGGTGCACCAGAACCTGAAGGAGCTGTTGTTCCTGAGAGCAGAGTTACAGAGGAAGGTAGACGAGTTGGAGAGGGAAGCATCTTCATCACGCGGCTCTCTCTCGTCTTCATCAGAACACACATCATCACCCTCACACAGCGGGGGCACGCCCCTACACACCATTGTttaatacagtacacacataccgttgtctaacacacacactcacctgaaTGCAGTCCCCAACACAGAACTGAACACACACCTGAATGCAGTCCCCAACACAGAACTGAACACACACCTGAATGCAGTCCCCAACACAGAACTGAACACACACCTGAATGCAGTCCCCAACACAGAACTGAACACACACCTGAATGCAGTCCCCAACACAGAACTGAACACACACCTGAATGCAGTCCCCAACACAGAACTGAACACACACCTGAATGCAGTCCCCAACACAGAACTGAACACACACCTGAATGCAGTCCCCAACACAGAACTGAACACACACCTGAATGCAGTCcccaacacagaacacacactgaatgcacacacctgaacacacacctgAATGCAGTCCCCAACACAGAACTGAACACACACCTGAATGCAGTCCCCAACACAGAACTGAACACACACCTGAATGCAGTCCCCAACACAGAACTGAACACACACCTGAATGCAGTCCCCAACACAGAACTGAACACCTGAATGCAGTCCCCAACACAGAACTGAACACACACCTGAATGCAGTCCCCAACACAGAACTGAACACACACCTGAATGCAGTCCCCAACACAGAACTGAACACACACCTGAATGCAGTCcccaacacagaacacacacctgaatgcacACACAGAACTGAACACACACCTGAATGCAGTCCCCAACACAGAACTGAACACACACCTGAATGCAGTCCCCAACACAGAACTGAACACCCCAAGTCCCCACTGAACACACACCTGAATGCAGTCCCCAACACAGAACTGAACACACACCTGAATGCAGTCCCCAACACAGAACTGAACACACACCTGAATGcagtccccaacacacacacctgaatgcagTCCCCAACACAGAACTGAACACACACCTGAATGCAGTCCCCAACACAGAACTGAACACACACCTGAATGCAGTCCCCAACACAGAACTGAACACACACCTGAATGCAGTCCCCAACACACACCTGAATGCAGTCCCCAACACAGAACTGAACACACACCTGAATGCAGTCCCCAACACACACCTGAATGCAGTCCCCAACACAGAACTGAATGCAGTCCCCAACACACACCTGAATGCAGTCCCCAACACACACCTGAATGCAGTCCCCAACACAGAACTGAATGCAGTCCCCAACACAGAACTGAACACACACCTGAATGCAGTCCCCAACACAGAACTGaacacacacctgaatgcacacacctgaatgcagtcaacaccaacacacacatgcagtccCCAACACAGAACTGAACACACACCTGAATGCAGTCCCCAACACAGAACTGAACACACACCTGAATGCAGTCCCCAACACAGAACTGAACACACACCTGAATGCAGTCCCCAACACAGAACTGAACACACACCTGAATGCAGTCCCCAACACAGAACTGAATGCAGTCCCCAACACAGAACTGAATGCAGTCCCCAACACAGAACTGAACACAGACCTGAATGCAGTCCCCAACACAGAACTGAACACAGACCTGAATGCAGTCCCCAACACAGAACTGAACACAGAACTGAATGCAGTCCCCAACACAGAACTGAATGCAGTCCCCAACACAGAACTGAATGCAGTCCCCAACACAGAACTGAATGCAGTCCCCAACACACACCTGAATGCAGTCCCCAACACAGAACTGAACACACACCTGAATGCAGTCCCAGAACTGAACACACACCTGAATGCAGTCCCCAACACAGAACTGAACACAGACGTAACCACTTGTTTGTTCCTCTTTGTATTCCTAAAATCACTTTTTCACTTCGTGTTTTTATCATAAAGAACTAGAAAGAGTTTAACTTGAGAAACGAGGTACACGTTAACAAAGTTTcattctttttgttgttgtatttaaaATAAGGGAAAAGAAATGAGGTAATGAAATAAGCACCATAGTATTTGGTGTGTATTTTAACATAGAACATATGAATAGACTGAACTAACATTTCTACCTACCTAAAGTATGGTACTCTTTACAATTGACGACAGTTTCCAATATTAGAAGTTGAATTCATAGACGACGTGTAGAAATTTGAAATATCAAGTgcacttttttttaaacacattcGAGTAAGCATGTTATATCAAGTGGATCATTaaggatacatcccaaatggtgccctatttaGCCTGATCAAAAgctgtgcactatgtagggtggcatttgggacataACCTAAATAAGAGCTCTGTATGTACTACTTAACCTTATCCAGCTGTGCCATAACTGGTACCTTGTAATATGTGTCCCCTATTCCTGTCCTTCCCTTGTAATGTACCCTGTCATGTGTTCCTATCAACATGTTCCATTCAAAGTCTGTGCACTCTTAAAAAAATATCATCTTTGCCTTTCTATTCCATGTGTATTTGTTGCTTATCCACACTGTTATTGGTcataggctgtgtttacacaggcagcgcaattctgatcttttgctcAGTTGACAAATCTGAACAGATTTAGACTTCCTGTGTAAATGcaaccatgtttgtttgtttttccccACGTGATTTACTTCTACTCTGCTGATGCCAAATCCTTTGTTTTGTGTTTGAACCTTTTACCCAGTGGTGCTTTTGTATTAGATTGTGCATTTCTACTGGTGTTTTTACCAGGGGTGGAACTTTCACTTGGGATAGAcatttttgcccccccccccccccagctttgTCATTtgaatgtgatacaaaatgagacaaccagtgtgctttaggaccatgcggacgcctctgagcggtcgggtaggctgtttggagtgtttatccgactggtaCTGGAGATATACATTTAGCTATCCAGgccaaagtttggacacctactcattcaaaggtttgtctttatttgtactattttctacattgtagaataatagtgaagacaaaaactatgaattaacacatatggaatcatgtagtaaccaaaaaagtgataaacaaatctaaatagatttgagattcttcaaagtagcaaccctttgccaagaatgtgcaaatctgtcaaggcattctctcagccagcttcaagagttagtcacctagaatgcatttcaattaacaggtgtgccttgtaaaaagttAATTTCTGGACTTTtttttccttaatgcgtttgagactgttgttgtgacaaggtagtgctATCTCCTGTATATCACCCCTATTTGGTgaaatgacaatccatcattactttaagacatgaaggccagtcaagaactttgaaagtttcttcaagtgcagtcgcaaaaagcatcagcgctatgatgaaactggctcttatgaggaccaccacaggaaaggaagacccagagttacctctgctatgatgaaactggctcttatgaggaccgccacaggaaaggaagacccagagttacctctgctatgatgaaactggctcttatgaggaccaccacaggaaaggaagacccagagttacctctgctatgatgaaactggctcttatgaggaccgccacaggaaaggaagacccagagttaccagcctcagagtttaagtaacatacacatctcaacagcaactgttcagaggagatgtgaatcaggccttcatggttgaattgctgcaaagaaaccactactaaaggacaccaataagaagaaaagacttgcttggacaaagaaacatgagcaatggacattagacctgtggaaatctgtcctttggtcttgagtccaaatttgagattttggttccaaccgccttgtctttgtgagacgcagatgatctctgcatgtgtggttcccatcgtgaagcatggaggaggaggagtgatggtgctttgctgatgaaactgatttatttagaattcaaggcacacttaaccagcatggctaccacagcattctgcagcaatacgccatcccatctggtttgtgctaagtgggactatcataacaacacctccaggctgtgtaaggtctatttgaccaaggagagtgctagagtgctgcatcagattacctgtcctccacaatcacccgacctcaacccaattgagatcgtttgggatgagttgaacagcagagtgaaggaaaagcagccaacaagagctcagcatatgtgggaactccttcaagactgttggaaaagcattacaggtgaagctggttaagagaatgccaagagtgtacaaagctgtcaaagacaaagggtggctactttgaagaattaaaaatatattttgataacacctttttggttactacatgattccatatgtgttcattcatagtttgtcttcactattcttctgTAGAAGATAGTTCAAATaaagaaactcttgaatgagttggtgtcgttcgtcccccccccccccccccacacttctAAAAC
Encoded proteins:
- the LOC139415900 gene encoding phosphatidylinositol-3-phosphate phosphatase MTMR1-like isoform X2; the protein is MYICPFTGLVTGTLTSTNYKLYFISLERDTPFILDVNLGAISRLETISVQSHGENTRGMEIVCKDMRSPRFAYKEDASQPEIVEVLAKHAFPLSNDLPLFAFLYKEEFPVDGWKVYDPMAEYKRQGLPNESWTISKMNSSYEVCDTYPALVVIPTSIKDDHLKGVVAFRARHRIPVLSWIHPESQATIVRSSQPLVGPSDRRCKEDERYLQTIMDANAQSHKLTIFDARQSSVADNNKAKDGGYESESFYPNVELNFLEIPNIHVMRESLRKLKEVVYPSIDEAHWHSAVDQTHWLEYIRLLLAGAVRIADKLESGKTSVMVHCSDGWDRTAQLTSLAMLMLDSHYRTLRGFQVLLEKEWISFGHKFAARVGHGDENHANSERSPLFIQFIDCVWQMNRQFPAAFEFNELFLITILDHLYSCLFGTFLYDSEQERVAKEVQTKTVSLWSYINSQPEDFTNPFYVDYEHQVLYPLASVRHLELWTGYYVRWNPRMRPQMPVHQNLKELLFLRAELQRKVDELEREASSSRGSLSSSSEHTSSPSHSGGTPLHTIV